A window from Dehalococcoidia bacterium encodes these proteins:
- a CDS encoding threonine synthase, which translates to MPFVRALQCRECKRQYPIQPLHVCEFCFGPLEVVYDYPAIARVVSRERIQKGPLTMWRYQDLLPVDGEHAVDMQTGFTPLLKAPNLGRLLGLDHLYLKNDAVNPSYSFKDRVVGVASTKAREFGFDTLACASTGNLAGSVAAHAARAGMKAFIFIPADLEQGKVIGTAVYGPTLVAVKGSYDDVNKLCAELADTYHWAFVNINMRPYYAEGSKTLAFEVVEQLGWRLPDHCIIPVASGSLLTKVWKGLHEFVDLGLVAGPVHTRIHAAQAEGCSPVVQSFHAGHTHVRPVRPQTIAKSLAIGNPADGVYALRVLRASGGTAVAVPEEEVAQGITLLAETEGIFTETAGGVVISALKRLAQQGVIRRDEVVVAYITGNGLKTQEVVAGVARPLVVEPTVASFQRALNGR; encoded by the coding sequence TTGCCCTTCGTCCGTGCCCTCCAATGTCGCGAGTGTAAGCGCCAGTATCCTATTCAGCCCCTGCATGTGTGCGAGTTCTGCTTCGGGCCCTTGGAGGTGGTCTACGACTACCCCGCCATCGCCCGCGTCGTGAGCCGGGAGCGCATCCAAAAAGGCCCCCTCACCATGTGGCGCTACCAGGACCTGCTCCCCGTGGACGGGGAGCACGCCGTGGATATGCAGACGGGCTTCACCCCCCTCCTGAAGGCCCCCAACCTGGGGCGCCTGTTGGGCCTGGACCACCTCTACCTGAAGAACGACGCCGTCAACCCCTCCTACTCCTTCAAGGACCGGGTGGTGGGGGTGGCGTCCACCAAGGCCCGGGAGTTCGGGTTCGACACCCTGGCCTGCGCCTCCACGGGCAACCTGGCGGGGAGCGTGGCCGCCCACGCCGCCCGCGCCGGGATGAAGGCCTTCATCTTCATCCCCGCCGACCTGGAGCAGGGGAAGGTCATCGGCACGGCGGTGTATGGCCCCACCTTGGTGGCGGTGAAAGGGTCGTATGACGATGTGAACAAGCTGTGCGCCGAGTTGGCCGATACCTATCATTGGGCCTTCGTGAACATCAATATGCGCCCCTACTACGCCGAGGGGAGCAAGACCCTGGCCTTTGAGGTGGTGGAGCAGTTGGGCTGGCGCTTGCCCGACCACTGCATCATCCCTGTGGCCTCGGGCTCCCTGCTGACCAAGGTGTGGAAGGGGTTGCACGAGTTTGTGGACCTGGGTCTGGTGGCGGGGCCGGTGCACACCCGCATCCACGCTGCCCAGGCCGAGGGGTGTAGCCCCGTGGTGCAGTCCTTCCATGCGGGGCACACCCATGTGCGCCCCGTGCGTCCCCAGACCATCGCCAAGTCCCTGGCCATCGGCAACCCGGCGGATGGGGTGTATGCCCTGCGGGTGTTGCGGGCCAGCGGGGGCACGGCCGTGGCCGTTCCCGAGGAGGAGGTGGCCCAGGGCATCACCCTCCTGGCCGAAACGGAGGGCATCTTCACCGAAACGGCAGGGGGTGTGGTCATTTCGGCCCTGAAGCGCCTGGCCCAGCAGGGGGTCATCCGCCGGGACGAGGTGGTGGTGGCCTACATCACGGGCAACGGCCTGAAGACGCAAGAGGTGGTGGCAGGGGTGGCGCGCC
- a CDS encoding transposase has protein sequence MPILKGKQQPILELIPPGNDSQRAVLERIRSREYKPGNLTITRQGGKFFVSIAYTFQPQRPTFVPGRVMGIDLGIHYAVVAAWTDSLKREYWEGSDLRRMRENLLSRYREIQKTMTLRDARRGHGKGYKFKPLHTLRKRWEGYRRWWANRLANRVVDYALEGGAEAVALENLDLRKPTFFTYELKGQTLKFPIGYFLNILESKLRAKGIRVIRVNPAGTTKRCYKCRKEQDLSLDQREFKCPCGNTCPRDYNAARNIAQGGLDILRQER, from the coding sequence GTGCCCATCCTGAAAGGGAAACAACAGCCCATTTTGGAACTCATCCCCCCAGGGAACGACTCCCAGCGGGCCGTCTTGGAGCGCATCCGCTCGCGGGAATACAAGCCCGGCAACCTGACGATTACCCGACAGGGGGGGAAGTTCTTTGTGAGCATCGCCTACACCTTTCAGCCCCAGCGCCCCACCTTTGTGCCTGGGCGGGTGATGGGCATTGACCTGGGCATCCACTACGCCGTGGTGGCGGCGTGGACGGACTCCTTGAAACGGGAATACTGGGAGGGGAGCGACCTGCGCCGGATGCGGGAGAACCTCTTGAGCAGGTATAGGGAGATTCAGAAGACCATGACCTTGCGGGATGCACGGCGGGGGCACGGGAAGGGCTATAAGTTCAAGCCCCTGCACACCCTGCGCAAGAGGTGGGAGGGCTACCGGCGCTGGTGGGCCAACCGCCTGGCCAACCGGGTGGTGGACTACGCCCTGGAGGGCGGGGCCGAGGCGGTGGCCCTGGAGAACCTGGACCTGCGCAAGCCGACCTTCTTCACCTATGAGTTGAAGGGGCAGACCCTCAAGTTCCCCATCGGCTACTTCCTGAACATCCTGGAGAGCAAGCTGCGGGCGAAGGGCATCCGTGTCATAAGGGTGAACCCCGCCGGCACCACCAAGCGGTGCTACAAGTGTAGGAAGGAGCAGGACCTCTCCCTGGACCAGCGGGAGTTTAAGTGCCCCTGTGGGAACACGTGCCCGCGGGATTACAACGCGGCGCGCAACATCGCCCAGGGGGGCCTTGACATCCTGCGTCAGGAGCGCTAG
- a CDS encoding cupin domain-containing protein, translating into MTQEVTVIHPDQYEVEVSSGAMTRHAGVSQKLCGTTGIHLAIARIPPGCRSSPHYHVNCESAIYVLKGRGRFLVGERLEKALPIGPGDFIYVPPGAVHAPVNDSMETMELIVARNTPVEIVVEWDAERGAPLASPARGG; encoded by the coding sequence ATGACGCAGGAGGTCACGGTCATCCATCCCGACCAGTATGAAGTGGAGGTGTCCTCGGGTGCCATGACGCGCCACGCCGGGGTCTCCCAGAAACTGTGTGGCACCACCGGCATCCACCTGGCCATCGCCCGCATCCCCCCTGGGTGCCGTTCCAGCCCCCACTACCACGTGAACTGCGAATCGGCCATCTATGTGCTCAAGGGGCGGGGGCGCTTCCTGGTGGGCGAACGGCTGGAGAAGGCCCTGCCCATCGGGCCGGGGGATTTCATCTATGTCCCCCCCGGGGCGGTGCACGCCCCCGTGAACGATAGCATGGAGACCATGGAACTCATTGTGGCCCGCAACACGCCCGTGGAGATTGTGGTAGAATGGGATGCGGAGCGGGGCGCACCCCTGGCGTCCCCCGCACGGGGCGGGTAG